One Thiocapsa bogorovii DNA segment encodes these proteins:
- a CDS encoding exostosin domain-containing protein, with the protein MTDIQNNIRLSPRLVMLWNQSHLEAGFGLDAIPDPYAEPRIALYPASFIERVEQLGFAKTRDFNFRGALYIDEVTQRNRQWVLDFAKAHFTESSFFQVTDRNARRRNWLLQRRHKILGPYDRTFKQSGFVPKERPVKERDFFDDDYFRLMCSSKFTLCPAGDAPWSMRFYEAIMSKSLPIVECRQHTGRNALEYDIGYRYYRLDDPRIEYRADWVEENFRTFLRFQTLTEKSPENRRAESEAWPDHAPRRAASGGGSV; encoded by the coding sequence TTGACGGACATACAAAACAACATTCGGCTTTCACCCAGACTCGTGATGCTCTGGAACCAGAGCCATCTGGAAGCCGGGTTCGGCCTCGACGCCATCCCCGATCCCTACGCGGAACCACGCATCGCACTCTATCCCGCGAGCTTCATCGAGCGCGTCGAGCAACTCGGTTTCGCGAAAACCCGCGATTTCAACTTCCGCGGTGCCCTGTACATCGACGAGGTCACGCAACGAAACCGCCAGTGGGTCCTCGATTTCGCGAAGGCGCACTTCACGGAATCGTCTTTTTTCCAGGTCACGGATCGCAACGCCCGGCGCCGTAACTGGCTCCTGCAGCGCCGCCACAAGATCCTCGGCCCGTACGACCGAACCTTCAAGCAATCCGGCTTCGTCCCCAAGGAGCGCCCCGTCAAAGAACGCGACTTCTTCGACGACGACTATTTTCGTCTCATGTGCTCCAGCAAATTTACCCTGTGTCCGGCCGGTGACGCGCCGTGGAGCATGCGCTTCTACGAGGCCATCATGTCCAAGTCGCTTCCGATCGTGGAGTGCAGGCAGCATACGGGCCGGAACGCGCTCGAGTACGACATCGGCTATCGTTACTATCGCCTCGATGACCCGCGTATCGAGTATCGAGCCGACTGGGTCGAGGAGAATTTCCGCACGTTTCTTCGCTTCCAGACCTTGACGGAAAAGAGTCCCGAGAACCGGCGT